The genomic region AAAATAGCATAATTAGAACATGTTGGATAAAACTTACACCTAGGCATTGTATAAGATGATATATATTTTTGATAAATTTTTATTATTCTTATAATAAGCTTTTCATACCTCATAACAATATTAAACTCTTATTAAACAAATCATTAATACTCTTCTCTATCTCTCCGTAAATTCTATCTTTAGCTGCCATTCTTACAATAAATACTATATCATATCCATTTTTTAATTTATGCAAATTTAACCTATAAACCTCATAAATAAGTCTCCTTATTTTATTTCTAATAACACTTTTGCCTACTTTTTTACTTACACTTATACCTAGTCTATTAATATCTAAATTTTTTTTATTTTTATATATATATAGTATAAATAATTTATTAGAAAATGATCTTCCTCTATTATATACAATTCTAAAATCATAATTTTTCTTAATTTTATAAACCTTCATAATTAAAATGTAATCTCCCTCAAAATATCAAAGAGGCACATTTTTGAAATAAAAAGTGCCTCTTTGATATTTCATATTAATAAGTTAACTTTTTTCTTCCTCTTAGTCTTCTTCTTTTTATGATAGCTCTTCCAGAAGCAGTTCTCATTCTTTTTCTAAATCCATGCTCCTTTTTACGCTGTCTCTTTTTTGGTTGATATGTCATAAACATGAAACCACCCCATTTTAATTAATTTCTAAACTTTCACTTTTGTAAATTATATATCTAATTTCTAATTGTGTCAATTATTATTTTACAAACTTTAATTTATCTAATTAATTATTGAACGAGTGTACAATATTATGATATTATGTTCTTACTTGTTGATAACTATATTTAATTTTAATATTTTTATCAACAACTCAAATTATTGTTTAAATATTTGTGTATTTTGTTTTATTCTTATGATTTTTACTGCATTTTTTGTAGTTAATGTTTTGTTTATAACTTT from Candidatus Arthromitus sp. SFB-mouse-Japan harbors:
- the yidD gene encoding membrane protein insertion efficiency factor YidD codes for the protein MRYEKLIIRIIKIYQKYISSYTMPRCKFYPTCSNYAILAYKKYGFIKATFLVIVRICKCNPFFKGGYDPLK
- the rnpA gene encoding ribonuclease P protein component — its product is MKVYKIKKNYDFRIVYNRGRSFSNKLFILYIYKNKKNLDINRLGISVSKKVGKSVIRNKIRRLIYEVYRLNLHKLKNGYDIVFIVRMAAKDRIYGEIEKSINDLFNKSLILL
- the rpmH gene encoding 50S ribosomal protein L34 produces the protein MFMTYQPKKRQRKKEHGFRKRMRTASGRAIIKRRRLRGRKKLTY